AGGGCGGTGCCCGCCTGTCGGGCGAGATCGCCATTTCCGGGGCCAAGAACGCCGCGCTCCCCATCCTGTGCGCGGCGCTGCTCACCGCCGAGACGGTCACCTTCACCAATGTGCCGCAGTTGAACGACATCGGCACCCTGCTCGAGCTGCTCGGGCAGATGGGGGTGAAGGTCGCGCGCGACGGCGACACCGTCACGCTCGACGCCTCGGGCCTGAACAATCCGGTCGCGCCCTACGAGATGGTCAAGACCATGCGCGCCTCCATCCTGGTGCTCGGCCCGCTGGTCGCGCGCTGCGGCGAGGCACGGGTTTCGCTGCCCGGCGGCTGCGCGATCGGTGCGCGCCCGGTGGACCAGCACATCAAGGGCCTGCAGGCCATGGGTGCCGAGGTGCGTGTCGAGCACGGCTACGTCCATGCGACCGTGCCGCGCCTGAAGGGCGCGCGCCTGTTCACCGACATGGTGACGGTGACCGGCACCGAGAACCTGATGATGGCCGCCGTGCTGGCCGACGGCGAGACCGTGATCGAGAACGCCGCGCGCGAGCCCGAGGTGGTCGATCTCGCCAACTGCCTGGTGGCGATGGGGGCGCAGATCTCCGGCGCGGGCAGCGACGTGATCCGCATCCGCGGCGTCGAGCGCCTGCACGGCGCGACCCACCGCATCATGCCCGACCGCATCGAGACCGGCACCTACCTGTGCGCGGCTGCGGTCACCGGCGGTTCGGTGCGCCTGACCGGCACCAGTTCGAGCTACCTCGATGCGGTGATCGACAAGCTCATGGACGCCGGCTGCGAGGTGGTGTCCGAGCGCGACGCGATCCGCCTGTCGGCGCCGGCGCGGCTCAACGCGGTGAGCCTGCGCACCGCGCCCTATCCGGCCTTCCCGACCGACATGCAGGCGCAGTTCATGGCCATCAACTGCGTGGCCAATGGCGTGGCGATGATCCGCGAGACCATCTTCGAGAACCGTTTCATGCACGCGGTCGAGCTGCAGCGCCTGGGCGCCGACATCCGCATCGACGGCAATACCGCGGTGGTCCAGGGGGTGGCGAAGCTCGAGGGGGCGACGGTGATGGCGACCGACCTGCGGGCTTCGGCCTCGCTGGTCGTGGCCGGCCTGGTGGCCGAGGGCGAGACGACGATCGAGCGCATCTATCACCTCGACCGCGGCTACGAGCGCCTGGAAGAGAAGCTTGCCGCGCTCGGCGCGAAGGTTCGGCGCCTGGCCTGAGCGCATCGAAGCGCGCCAGCGCGCGCCCGACCGCTCAACAAGAAGGGGCTCCCGGACAAGCCGGCAGCCCCTTCGTCATTCCGGCGCCCGGTCCGGGGCGCAGGCATCGTCGCGGATGCGTGCGCGGGAACGGATGAGGGCCCGGGGGAGTGGCTCAGAGCTCGAACTGGCCGTTGGCTTCCGGCTGCCAGGTGACTTCGATCACCTTCAGGCGGATCTCCTTGCCGTCCGCAGCCTTCCAGTCGATCGACTGGCCGGCCGACAGGCCGAGCAGCGCACTGCCGGCGGGCGAGAAGATCGACACGCGGTGGGCTTCGGCGTTGGCGTCCTTGGGGTAGGCCAGGGTCAGCTCGTATTCGCGGCCGGTGCCTTCCTCGACGAAACGCGCGCGGCTGTTCATCGTGATGACGTCGGCCGGCATGTCCTGCGGCTCGCGCACGTCGGCGCGCTCGAGTTCCTCGCGCAGGCCGTCGAGGTCGCTGCGGCTGCGGAAGGCGGGGAGGGTGAGCAGACCCTCGAGGCGCTCGAGGTCGCTGCTGGAGACGGTGATCGACGGTTTCATGGTGCAAGTTCCTGCATGAGGGGCGCGCCGGCGCTGCGGCGAAACAAAAGAAAAGGCCGAACCGCCAGTTGCGGTTCAGCCAGTCGCGTAGAAGGTTAACAGAAGCGGCGCCGGGTTACAATGCGGGCTTACCCAGATCAAGGCCTTTCACGTGTCCAGCATCACGCTCGCCCTGTCCAAGGGGCGCATCTTCGAAGAGACGCTGCCGCTGCTCGCAGCCGCGGGCATCGTGCCCACCGACAACCCCGAGTCCTCGCGCAAGCTGATCATCGGCACCAATCGGCCGGACGTGCGCCTGGTCATCGTGCGCGCCACCGACACCCCGACCTACGTGCAGTACGGCGCCGCCGACCTCGGCATTGCCGGCAAGGACACGCTGGTCGAGCACGGCGGCGCGGGCCTGTACCAGCCGCTCGACCTCGAGATCGCGAAGTGCCGGCTGTGCGTCGCGGTGCAGAAGGGCTTCGACTACGCCGCCGCCACCCGGCCGGGCGGGCGCATCCGCGTCGCCACCAAGTACATGAACGCCGCCAAGGCGCACTTCGCCGGCAAGGGCATGCATGTGGACCTGATCAAGCTCTACGGCTCGATGGAGCTCGCGCCCCTGGTCGGGCTGGCCGACGCCATCGTCGACCTGGTGTCCACCGGCGGCACGCTGCGCGCCAACAACCTGGAAGAGGTCGAGGACATCATGCCGATCAGCTCGCGCCTGATCGTCAACCAGGCCTCGCTCAAGCTCAAGCGCGAACTCATCCAGCCGGTGCTCGACGCCTTCGCCGGCGCGATCAAACCGTAAGGAAGCATCCATGAGCCAGACGCCCATCCGCCGCCTCGATGCGCGCGAGCCCGAATTCCTGTCCACGCTCGACGCGCTGCTCGCCTTCGAGTCCGAGGCCGACGAACGCATCGACAGCGCCGTCACCGAGATCCTGCGCGCGGTGCGCACCACCGGAGACGCCGCGGTGGTCGAGTACACCCGCCGCTTCGACGGGCTGGACGTGCATTCGATGGTGGCGCTGGAGCTGCCGAAGTCCGAACTGCATGCCGCCCTCGACAGCCTGTCGAAGGAGCAGCGCGAGGCGCTGACCATCGCCGCCGACCGCGTGCGCGTCTATCACGAGCGCCAGAAGGGCGAGTCCTGGGAGTTCACCGAGGCCGACGGCACCCGCCTGGGGCAGAAGGTCACGCCGCTCGACCGTGTCGGCCTCTACGTGCCGGGCGGGCGCGCGTCCTACCCGAGCTCGGTGCTGATGAACGCGATCCCGGCCAAGGTCGCCGGCGTCGGCGAGCTGATCATGGTCGTGCCCACTCCGCGCGGCGAGAAGAACCCGCTGGTGCTGGCGGCGGCGGCGATCACCGGCGTGGACCGCGTGTTCACCATCGGCGGCGCGCAAGCGGTGGCGGCGCTCGCCTACGGCACCCAGACCATCCCGCAGGTGGACAAGATCGTCGGCCCGGGCAATGCCTACGTCGCCGAGGCCAAGCGCCGGGTGTTCGGCACGGTCGGCATCGACATGGTCGCCGGCCCCTCCGAGGTGCTGATCATCTCGGACGGCTCCGGCCACGCCGACTGGGTGGCGATGGACCTCTTCGCCCAGGCCGAGCACGACGAGCTCGCGCAGTCGATCCTGCTGTGCACCGATGCGACCTTCATCGACGCGGTGCACGAGGCGATCGATCGTCTGCTGCCGACCATGCCGCGCCGCGACACCATCGCCAGGTCGCTGGCCAACCGCGGTGCGCTGATCCACGTGGATAGTCTGGAGCAGGCCTGCGCGCTCGCCAACCGCATCGCGCCCGAGCACCTCGAGCTGTCGCTCGACGATGCGGAGGCGTGGATCGACCGCATTCGCCACGCCGGCGCGATCTTCGTCGGCCACTGGGCGGTGGAGGCGCTCGGCGACTACTGCGCCGGTCCCAATCACGTGCTGCCCACCATGCGCAGCGCGCGCTTCTCGTCGCCGCTCGGCACTTACGATTTCCAGAAGCGCACCAGCATCGTCAACATCTCGCAGGCCGGCGCCCAGCATCTGGGCAGGGTCGCGTCCATCCTCGCCCATGGCGAGGGCCTGCAGGCGCACGCGCGCTCGGCGGAGATGCGGCTGAAGGTCTGATCGGGCGCCGGCGGAGCAGTTCGCTCCGCCGGCAGGCCTTGAAGGCGCTCAGGCGGCGAGAATTTCCTTCAGTGCCGCGATCAGGATGTCGCACTGTTCGTCGGTGCCGATGGTGATGCGCATGAACTGGTCGATGCGCGCCGCCTTGAAGTGGCGCACGATGATCGCGCGCTTGCGCAGTTCTGCCGTCAGCTCGCCACCGTCGCGCTGCGGATGGCGGGCGAAGATGAAGTTCGCGGCCGACGGCAGTACCTCGAATCCCAGTGACCGCATGTCGGCGACCAGCTTCTCGCGCGTCGCGATGACCTTGCGGCAGCTCTCCCGGAAAAACGCCTCGTCCTCCACCGACGCCACCGCGCCGGCGATCGCCAGGCGGTCGAGCGGGTAGGAGTTGAAGCTGTTCTTGACCCGCTCCAGGCCCTCGATCAGCTCGGCGTGGCCGACCGCATAGCCGACGCGCAGGCCGGCGAGGGAGCGGCTCTTGGAGAATGTGTGGGCGACGAGCAGGTTCGGGTAGCGGTCGACGAGCGCGATCGCGCTCTCGCCGCCGAAGTCGACGTAGGCCTCATCGACCAGCACGACGGCGTCGGGATTGCCGGCGACGATGCGCTCGACATCGGCCAGCGCCAGCAGGCGTCCGGTCGGGGCGTTGGGGTTGGGGAAGATGATCGCGCCCGGGCGCTCGGTTGCCGCCTGGCCGGGCTGCGGCAGGTAGTCCTCCACGCGGATGGCGAAATCCTCGGCGAGCGGGATGCTGCGGTGGGCGATGCCGTACAGCCCGCAATACACCGGGTAGAAGCTGTAGGTGATGTCCGGGAACCACAGCGCGCGATCGTGCTTCAGCAGGGCCATGAAGGCGTGCGCCAGGACCTCGTCCGAGCCGTTGCCGACGAAGACCTGCTGCGGCTTTACGCCGTGGCGCCGTGCGAGTGCCGTCTTGAGCGCATCGGCGTTCGGATCCGGATAGAGGCGCAAGCCGTCGCCGGTGGCGGCGCGGATGGCTTCCAGCGCCTTCGGCGAGGGGCCGTAGGGGTGCTCGTTGGTGTTGAGCTTGACGAGGTTGTCCAGCTTGGGCTGTTCGCCCGGCACGTAGGGGGTCAGGCCGTGGACGACGGCGCTCCAGAAGCGGCTCATGCGGATGTCTGCGGTTGGATGGAACGAGTGCGCCTCGCGCGCCAAGCGTGGAAGGGGGCGCCGACACGGCGCGAGGGCAGCGCGACAGCACCACCGTCCCCGCGCCACAGGCTGCGCGTTGCAGCGAGTTTGCCGCGCGATGGTATCATGGCTGCGACCCCTCACCCTTTGGCCAGAAGTCCCCCCATGCGGCAAGCAGAAGTCACTCGCAACACCCTCGAGACGAAGATCACGGTGCGCATCGACCTGGACGGTACCGGCCAGGGCAAGCTCGACACCGGCGTGCCCTTCTTCGACCACATGCTCGACCAGATCGTCCGTCACGGCCTGATCGACCTCGACATCCACTGCGAGGGTGACACCCACATCGACGACCATCACACCGTCGAGGACGTCGGTATCACGCTCGGCCAGGCCTTTGCGAAGGCGATCGGCGACAAGAAGGGGCTGCGCCGTTACGGTCACGCCTACGTGCCGCTCGACGAGGCCCTGTCGCGCGTGGTGGTGGATTTCTCCGGGCGCCCGGGCCTGCACTATTTCGTGAATTACACCCGCGCCCGCATCGGCAACTTCGATGTGGACCTGGCGCGCGAATTCTTCCAGGGCTTCGTCAATCACGCCGGCGTCACGGTGCACATCGACAACCTGCGCGGCGACAACGCCCACCATCAGTGCGAGACGGTGTTCAAGGCCTTTGCCCGTGCGTTGCGCATGGCGGCCGAGCGCGATGAGCGCGCGGCGGGCACCATCCCCTCGACCAAGGGCGCGCTCTGATCTTCTTCCTTCCGCGGCTGCCCTGCGCGGCCGCCATCCTGTCGAATAGCGAGTCAAGCCGATGACCACCGTGGCCATCATCGATTACGGCATGGGCAACCTGCGCTCGGTCGCGAAGGCGATCGAGCACGTGGCGCCCGGCCACGACGTCTTCGTCACCTCCGATCCCGCACGGGTGGCCGCGGCCGAGCGCGTCGTCTTCCCCGGCCAGGGCGCGATGCCCGACTGCATGCGCGAGCTCGACGCGCGCGGCCTGCGCCCGGCGGTGCTCGCCGCCGCGGCGGCGAAGCCCTTCCTCGGCATCTGCATCGGCCAGCAGATGCTGTTCCAGCACAGCGCCGAGGGCGACGTGCCCGGACTCGGCATCCTGCCGGGCGAGGTCGTGCGTTTTCCCGAGGAGCGCATGAGGCTGGCCGACGGCAGCCTGCTCAAGGTGCCGCACATGGGCTGGAACGAGGTCTGGCAGTCCGCACCGCATCCTATGTGGGAGGGCATCCCCGACGGCGAGCGCTTCTATTTCGTGCACAGCTATTTCGTGACCCCGGCCGACCCCGCGCTGACCGCGGCCGAGACCGACTATGGCCTGCGCTTTACCAGTGCGGTAGCGCGGGCTAATATCTTCGCGGCCCAGTTCCACCCGGAAAAGAGCGCCGCTGCAGGCCTTCGGCTGCTTGCAAACTTCATCCGCTGGCAGCCCTGAGCGCCGACGGTCCTGTCTTTCGACTCCGCCCTTCTGAACTGATCCCCATGTTGCTGATCCCCGCCATCGACCTCAAGGACGGTCAATGTGTTCGCCTGAAACAGGGCGAGATGGACGATGCCACGGTGTTTTCCTCCGACCCGGGCGCCATGGCGCGCCACTGGCTGGAGGCCGGCGCCCGCCGCCTGCACCTGGTCGACCTCAACGGCGCCTTCGCCGGCAAGCCCAAGAACGGCGCCGCGATCCGCGCGATCACCGACGTCGTCGGTGACGGCATCCCGGTGCAGCTCGGGGGCGGCATCCGCGACCTCGACACCATCGAGCACTACCTCGACAACGGCATCAGCTACGTCATCATCGGCACCGCCGCGGTCAAGAACCCCGGTTTCCTGCATGACGCCTGCAGCGCCTTCCCCGGCCACCTCATCGTCGGGCTCGACGCCAAGGACGGCAAGGTGGCGGTCGACGGCTGGTCCAAGCTTACCGGCCACGACGTCGTCGACCTGGCGAAGAAGTTCGAGGACTACGGTGTCGAGTCGGTGATCTACACCGACATCGGCCGCGACGGCATGCTCTCGGGCGTCAATATCGAGGCCACCGTACGCCTGGCGCGCGCGCTGCGCATCCCGGTCATCGCCAGCGGCGGCATCACCGACCTGCGCGACATCGACGCGCTGTGCGCGGTCGAGGACGAGGGCATCAT
This genomic stretch from Thauera sp. GDN1 harbors:
- the murA gene encoding UDP-N-acetylglucosamine 1-carboxyvinyltransferase, giving the protein MDKLLIEGGARLSGEIAISGAKNAALPILCAALLTAETVTFTNVPQLNDIGTLLELLGQMGVKVARDGDTVTLDASGLNNPVAPYEMVKTMRASILVLGPLVARCGEARVSLPGGCAIGARPVDQHIKGLQAMGAEVRVEHGYVHATVPRLKGARLFTDMVTVTGTENLMMAAVLADGETVIENAAREPEVVDLANCLVAMGAQISGAGSDVIRIRGVERLHGATHRIMPDRIETGTYLCAAAVTGGSVRLTGTSSSYLDAVIDKLMDAGCEVVSERDAIRLSAPARLNAVSLRTAPYPAFPTDMQAQFMAINCVANGVAMIRETIFENRFMHAVELQRLGADIRIDGNTAVVQGVAKLEGATVMATDLRASASLVVAGLVAEGETTIERIYHLDRGYERLEEKLAALGAKVRRLA
- the rnk gene encoding nucleoside diphosphate kinase regulator, which encodes MKPSITVSSSDLERLEGLLTLPAFRSRSDLDGLREELERADVREPQDMPADVITMNSRARFVEEGTGREYELTLAYPKDANAEAHRVSIFSPAGSALLGLSAGQSIDWKAADGKEIRLKVIEVTWQPEANGQFEL
- the hisG gene encoding ATP phosphoribosyltransferase, encoding MSSITLALSKGRIFEETLPLLAAAGIVPTDNPESSRKLIIGTNRPDVRLVIVRATDTPTYVQYGAADLGIAGKDTLVEHGGAGLYQPLDLEIAKCRLCVAVQKGFDYAAATRPGGRIRVATKYMNAAKAHFAGKGMHVDLIKLYGSMELAPLVGLADAIVDLVSTGGTLRANNLEEVEDIMPISSRLIVNQASLKLKRELIQPVLDAFAGAIKP
- the hisD gene encoding histidinol dehydrogenase — its product is MSQTPIRRLDAREPEFLSTLDALLAFESEADERIDSAVTEILRAVRTTGDAAVVEYTRRFDGLDVHSMVALELPKSELHAALDSLSKEQREALTIAADRVRVYHERQKGESWEFTEADGTRLGQKVTPLDRVGLYVPGGRASYPSSVLMNAIPAKVAGVGELIMVVPTPRGEKNPLVLAAAAITGVDRVFTIGGAQAVAALAYGTQTIPQVDKIVGPGNAYVAEAKRRVFGTVGIDMVAGPSEVLIISDGSGHADWVAMDLFAQAEHDELAQSILLCTDATFIDAVHEAIDRLLPTMPRRDTIARSLANRGALIHVDSLEQACALANRIAPEHLELSLDDAEAWIDRIRHAGAIFVGHWAVEALGDYCAGPNHVLPTMRSARFSSPLGTYDFQKRTSIVNISQAGAQHLGRVASILAHGEGLQAHARSAEMRLKV
- the hisC gene encoding histidinol-phosphate transaminase; protein product: MSRFWSAVVHGLTPYVPGEQPKLDNLVKLNTNEHPYGPSPKALEAIRAATGDGLRLYPDPNADALKTALARRHGVKPQQVFVGNGSDEVLAHAFMALLKHDRALWFPDITYSFYPVYCGLYGIAHRSIPLAEDFAIRVEDYLPQPGQAATERPGAIIFPNPNAPTGRLLALADVERIVAGNPDAVVLVDEAYVDFGGESAIALVDRYPNLLVAHTFSKSRSLAGLRVGYAVGHAELIEGLERVKNSFNSYPLDRLAIAGAVASVEDEAFFRESCRKVIATREKLVADMRSLGFEVLPSAANFIFARHPQRDGGELTAELRKRAIIVRHFKAARIDQFMRITIGTDEQCDILIAALKEILAA
- the hisB gene encoding imidazoleglycerol-phosphate dehydratase HisB; translated protein: MRQAEVTRNTLETKITVRIDLDGTGQGKLDTGVPFFDHMLDQIVRHGLIDLDIHCEGDTHIDDHHTVEDVGITLGQAFAKAIGDKKGLRRYGHAYVPLDEALSRVVVDFSGRPGLHYFVNYTRARIGNFDVDLAREFFQGFVNHAGVTVHIDNLRGDNAHHQCETVFKAFARALRMAAERDERAAGTIPSTKGAL
- the hisH gene encoding imidazole glycerol phosphate synthase subunit HisH, coding for MTTVAIIDYGMGNLRSVAKAIEHVAPGHDVFVTSDPARVAAAERVVFPGQGAMPDCMRELDARGLRPAVLAAAAAKPFLGICIGQQMLFQHSAEGDVPGLGILPGEVVRFPEERMRLADGSLLKVPHMGWNEVWQSAPHPMWEGIPDGERFYFVHSYFVTPADPALTAAETDYGLRFTSAVARANIFAAQFHPEKSAAAGLRLLANFIRWQP
- the hisA gene encoding 1-(5-phosphoribosyl)-5-[(5-phosphoribosylamino)methylideneamino]imidazole-4-carboxamide isomerase, translated to MLLIPAIDLKDGQCVRLKQGEMDDATVFSSDPGAMARHWLEAGARRLHLVDLNGAFAGKPKNGAAIRAITDVVGDGIPVQLGGGIRDLDTIEHYLDNGISYVIIGTAAVKNPGFLHDACSAFPGHLIVGLDAKDGKVAVDGWSKLTGHDVVDLAKKFEDYGVESVIYTDIGRDGMLSGVNIEATVRLARALRIPVIASGGITDLRDIDALCAVEDEGIMGAITGRAIYEGTLDFAAAQARADELNGVTE